In Lineus longissimus chromosome 7, tnLinLong1.2, whole genome shotgun sequence, a genomic segment contains:
- the LOC135490746 gene encoding creatine kinase, flagellar-like isoform X4, with protein MSSSSDKDCGCDVPRKPNVPPTVLVSSHNDSVREEGSVPIAGCRLGNFPDLTHHNNWMSKCLNMKIYDELKDKKTASGFTMDKAIQTGVDNPGHPFIFTVGCVAGDEESYETLSALFDEVIYHRHNGYAKDALHPTDLDFNKLTGGEGLDPKYVWSCRVRTGRSIRGYSLPPHCSCAERRDVEQILIKALDTFSGKFRGKYYPLNKMTDEEQEKLIDEHFLFDKPVSPLLTCAGMARDWPDARGIWHNDDKNFLVWVNEEDHSRFISMEKGGNMRGVFQRFCDGIGMIETAIKDQGFEFQWNKHLGYILTCPSNLGTGLRAGVHLSCPNLCKDSRFEAILERLHLQKRGTGGVDTEATDGVFDISNLDRLGKSEVELVQLVIVGVELMVQMEKALEKGENIDHLVPCQGYVRRPEESYPDLTKHNNWMAKCLTPAIYHKLKNKETSSGFTFDKVIQTGVDNPGHPFIFTVGCVAGDEETYEVFADLLDPIIEKRHNGYQKSALHKTDLDFKNLEGGDDLDSNYVLSCRVRTGRSIRGYSLPPHNTRGERREVERILREALSTLSGPLKGTYYPLSKMTDAEQQQLIDDHFLFDKPVSPLLTCAGMARDWPDARGIWHNENKNFLVWINEEDHARVISMELGGKMKTVFKRFCEGLKSFEDGINSHGKEFMWNEHLGFILTCPSNLGTGLRAGVHVKLPHMAKHSRFEDILLGLRLQKRGTGGVDTAAEGGVFDISNLDRLGSSEVAQVQMVVNGVKLLIKMEKELEKGGDIQKLIAKHLPKVAAMREPWAIDKRAPLMNSNYPDLSKHSNWMAKCLTKNIFNRIESRMTNKGCVIYDCIQTGVDNPGHPFIFTVGLVAGDEDSYSKFAEIFDPVIERRHNGYTPDKVHCTDLDPSHLKGGELDEEFVLSSRVRTGRSIRGFALPPICNRFERREVERISVVALSALDGPLKGKYYPLNKMTDAEQEQLIDDHFLFDKPVSPLLTCAGMARDWPDARGIWHNENKNFLVWINEEDHLRVISMEKGGNIKNVFNRFCDGLKKVEDSIKGEGYQFMWSEHLGYILTCPSNLGTGLRAGVHVKLPKISADSRFDKILAALRLQKRGTGGVDTASTDGTFDISNLDRLGSSEVQQVQMVVDGVGLLIQMEKRLMAGESVDDLMPEDETVAGAEEA; from the exons ATGTCCAG CTCATCTGACAAGGACTGTGGGTGTGATGTGCCTAGAAAACCGAATGTTCCTCCAACTGTTCTGGTGTCCTCCCATAATGATAGTGTCAGAGAGGAAGGGAGTGTACCAATTGCTGG TTGCAGGCTTGGTAATTTTCCCGACCTTACCCATCATAATAACTGGATGAGCAAGTGTCTGAACATGAAGATTTATGACGAACTGAAGGACAAGAAAACTGCAAGTGGTTTCACCATGGACAAGGCTATTCAGACTGGGGTGGACAACCCAGGTCACCCATTCATATTTACTGTTG GCTGTGTGGCTGGAGACGAAGAATCCTACGAAACATTATCCGCTCTGTTTGATGAGGTGATCTACCACCGTCACAATGGATACGCGAAAGACGCACTGCACCCTACCGATTTAGACTTCAACAAACTGACTGGCGGTGAAGGTCTGGATCCTAAATATGTCTGGTCCTGCCGTGTGCGGACAGGTCGCAGTATCCGGGGCTACTCGCTGCCTCCCCATTGTAGTTGTGCAGAAAGAAGAGATGTGGAGCAGATCCTGATAAAGGCTCTTGACACATTTTCTGGAAAATTCCGAG GGAAGTATTACCCTTTGAACAAGATGACTGATGAAGAACAAGAGAAGCTCATTGATGAACATTTTCTGTTTGATAAGCCTGTATCTCCACTTCTGACATGTGCTGGGATGGCACGAGACTGGCCTGACGCTCGTGGAATCTGGCACAACGATGACAAGAACTTTTTAGTCTGGGTAAATGAGGAGGACCACAGTCGTTTCATCTCCATGGAGAAAGGAGGAAACATGAGGGGAGTGTTCCAGAGATTCTGCGATGGCATCGGTATGATCGAGACAGCAATCAAAGACCAGGGCTTTGAGTTTCAGTGGAACAAACACCTTGGGTATATTCTGACCTGCCCTAGTAACCTCGGCACTGGTCTCAGGGCTGGCGTCCATCTTAGCTGTCCTAATCTCTGCAAGGATTCACGCTTCGAGGCAATTCTAGAACGTCTTCATCTTCAGAAGAGAGGAACCGGGGGTGTTGACACTGAGGCCACTGACGGGGTGTTTGATATTTCCAATTTGGATCGGCTTGGTAAATCAGAGGTCGAATTGGTGCAGCTTGTCATCGTTGGTGTAGAACTGATGGTCCAGATGGAAAAAGCACTAGAAAAGG GGGAGAATATCGACCATCTTGTTCCCTGCCAAGGCTACGTTAGGCGACCTGAAGAGAGCTACCCAGACCTGACCAAGCACAACAACTGGATGGCCAAGTGTCTCACTCCAGCTATTTATCACAAGTTAAAGAATAAAGAGACCTCAAGCGGTTTCACCTTTGATAAAGTGATCCAGACTGGTGTCGACAACCCTGGACATCCGTTCATCTTCACTGTTG GTTGTGTGGCTGGGGATGAGGAGACCTATGAGGTATTCGCTGACCTTTTGGACCCCATAATCGAGAAACGTCACAATGGGTATCAGAAGTCCGCCCTCCACAAGACTGATCTCGATTTCAAAAATCTGGAAGGAGGAGACGATCTCGATAGTAATTACGTCTTGTCCTGTCGTGTCCGAACCGGTCGCAGTATCCGTGGTTACAGTCTCCCACCACACAACACCAGAGGCGAGAGAAGAGAGGTTGAAAGAATTCTACGAGAAGCGCTGTCCACACTATCTGGTCCATTAAAAGGGACGTACTACCCACTGTCAAAGATGACAGATGCAGAACAGCAACAGCTTATAGATGACCATTTCCTCTTCGACAAACCAGTGTCTCCGCTTCTGACATGTGCTGGGATGGCAAGAGATTGGCCTGACGCTCGTGGAATCTGGCACAACGAGAACAAGAACTTTTTGGTGTGGATTAACGAGGAGGATCACGCAAGAGTGATCTCAATGGAGCTAGGAGGCAAAATGAAAACAGTTTTTAAGCGATTCTGCGAAGGGCTTAAGAGCTTTGAAGATGGCATCAACAGTCATGGCAAGGAGTTCATGTGGAATGAACATCTCGGATTCATTTTGACATGTCCGTCGAACCTCGGGACTGGACTCCGTGCTGGTGTTCATGTCAAGCTACCACACATGGCCAAACACAGCAGATTTGAAGACATCTTGCTGGGGTTGCGGCTTCAGAAGAGGGGCACAGGAGGCGTTGATACTGCAGCGGAGGGTGGAGTCTTTGACATCTCGAACCTTGACCGCTTGGGTTCGTCTGAGGTAGCCCAAGTCCAGATGGTTGTTAACGGTGTAAAGTTACTGATCAAGATGGAAAAAGAACTAGAAAAGGGTGGCGACATCCAGAAACTTATTGCCAAGCATCTTCCAAAAGTAGCTGCTATGAGGGAACCATGGGCAATCGACAAGCGCGCTCCTCTGATGAACAGCAACTACCCTGATCTGTCCAAGCACAGTAACTGGATGGCCAAGTGTCTCACAAAAAACATCTTCAATCGTATTGAGAGTCGTATGACCAACAAGGGCTGTGTGATCTACGACTGCATCCAAACAGGTGTAGACAACCCAGGGCACCCGTTCATCTTCACCGTAGGCCTCGTAGCTGGAGATGAAGACAGCTATTCCAAATTTGCAGAGATTTTTGACCCAGTAATTGAGAGACGACATAACGGTTACACCCCTGATAAGGTCCACTGCACCGACCTTGACCCTTCACATCTAAAGGGAGGTGAATTGGATGAAGAATTTGTGCTATCTTCTCGTGTCCGGACTGGACGAAGTATAAGAGGGTTTGCCCTCCCACCAATCTGCAACAGATTTGAGCGCCGGGAAGTTGAGAGAATCTCCGTAGTAGCTTTATCAGCTCTAGACGGGCCACTCAAAGGCAAGTACTACCCGCTGAACAAGATGACGGATGCGGAGCAGGAACAGCTCATAGATGACCACTTCCTCTTCGACAAACCAGTGTCTCCGCTCCTGACCTGTGCTGGGATGGCAAGAGATTGGCCTGACGCTCGTGGAATCTGGCACAACGAGAACAAGAACTTTTTGGTGTGGATTAACGAGGAGGACCATTTGCGGGTCATTTCCATGGAGAAAGGTGGCAACATAAAGAATGTCTTCAATCGTTTCTGTGACGGTCTAAAGAAAGTAGAGGATTCTATCAAAGGAGAAGGTTACCAGTTCATGTGGAGTGAACACCTTGGCTACATCCTCACTTGTCCGAGCAACCTGGGAACAGGATTGCGCGCCGGTGTTCATGTCAAGCTTCCGAAGATCAGCGCAGATTCAAGATTTGACAAAATCCTTGCAGCACTTCGTCTCCAGAAGCGTGGTACAGGTGGCGTTGACACAGCGTCAACAGATGGCACTTTTGATATATCAAACTTAGATCGCCTAGGCAGCTCTGAGGTACAACAAGTTCAGATGGTTGTTGATGGTGTGGGACTCCTCATCCAGATGGAGAAACGCCTGATGGCTGGAGAGAGTGTCGATGATCTGATGCCAGAAGACGAGACAGTCGCAGGGGCGGAGGAAGCTTAA